The following proteins are co-located in the Aquarana catesbeiana isolate 2022-GZ linkage group LG02, ASM4218655v1, whole genome shotgun sequence genome:
- the TMIGD1 gene encoding transmembrane and immunoglobulin domain-containing protein 1 isoform X2 translates to MKYLLVLTVFSFFFYQVRALDLKLNGFNYDNRFDLKVNQSKTIKCDVVNNSNTETLIWYRGTQQVDIKPENSLNTSTVCLPAVAPDDNGISFTCLLKSDMTIKRSVQLNVLFEPILSGDTKTITQAGQNVQLTCGFKANPAVAMSWRQNDSIVSFPSRFEQSMSSNTWTLSITKVEMSDTANYTCVAVTASGNVTTLIFELIVGERQPGLPVEAIGGAVVVAFLIICFGLFARRQKIFKQCMKNKHNTAM, encoded by the exons atgaaatatctgCTGGTATTaactgtgttttcttttttcttctatcaagtAAGAG cacttgatCTGAAGTTAAATGGCTTCAATTATGATAATCGTTTTGACCTCAAAGTCAATCAGTCGAAAACAATCAAATGCGATGTCGTCAACAATTCTAATACTGAAACCTTGATTTGGTACCGTGGAACCCAGCAAGTAGATATAAAACCGGAAAACAGCCTGAACACCAGCACAGTATGTCTGCCAGCAGTAGCACCTGATGATAATGGAATAAGCTTTACCTGTTTATTGAAGAGTGACATGACAATTAAACGCTCTGTACAGCTGAACGTCTTGT TTGAGCCCATCTTGTCTGGAGATACAAAAACGATAACACAAGCAGGTCAAAATGTCCAACTCACTTGTGGATTCAAAGCCAACCCAGCAgttgcaatgtcatggagacaaaACGACAGCATTGTGTCATTTCCATCTCGCTTTGAGCAAAGTATGAGCAGCAACACTTGGACACTCTCTATCACAAAGGTGGAGATGTCAGACACCGCTAATTACACTTGTGTAGCCGTTACTGCCAGTGGAAATGTAACTACATTAATATTTGAGCTGATAGTTGGAG AGAGACAGCCTGGACTTCCAGTGGAAGCAATCGGTGGTGCAGTGGTGGTAGCATTCCTCATCATTTGCTTTGGATTGTTTGCAAGGCGACAGAAAATATTTAAACAG